Proteins encoded by one window of Anopheles maculipalpis chromosome 2RL, idAnoMacuDA_375_x, whole genome shotgun sequence:
- the LOC126558966 gene encoding uncharacterized protein LOC126558966: MKLLICVLSVCALAAAQDFKECLDKDSISCLQLTFYRKARDFFDQPQISLAGGLSFVKTAGRDSRSYNADSAQIESANSVETREDALENYVFERSVSFLRERSLNLDMAGAARSLSTVIPEEVKGQMRAMVAEARGKKKILKALLPILGLVKLKIVGLALLALLGIALIAKKALIVSVIALVLSKFLFLKKLLSKKEEHTSYHGSSGGWESSGYGDYGSHSQPAHSIAYAGHKPVRK; this comes from the exons ATGAAGCTGTTAATCTGTGTGCTGAGTGTGTGCGCCCTGGCTGCGGCCCAGGACTTCAAGGAGTGTTTGGATAAGGATTCGATCTCCTGCCTGCAGCTCACG ttCTACCGCAAGGCACGTGACTTCTTCGACCAGCCGCAGATCAGCCTGGCCGGTGGTCTCTCGTTCGTCAAGACGGCTGGACGCGATTCTCGCTCGTACAACGCCGACAGTGCCCAGATCGAATCTGCCAACAGTGTGGAAACCCGCGAAGATGCGCTAGAAAACTACGTGTTCGAACGCTCGGTCAGCTTCCTGCGCGAGCGCTCGCTGAACCTCGATATGGCCGGCGCTGCCCGCAGCCTGTCCACCGTCATCCCGGAGGAAGTGAAGGGACAGATGCGCGCAATGGTTGCGGAGGCTCGCGGCAAGAAGAAGATCCTGAAGGCGCTCCTGCCCATCCTTGGACTGGTGAAGCTGAAGATCGTCGGTCTGGCCCTCTTGGCCCTGCTCGGCATTGCGCTGATCGCCAAGAAGGCGCTGATCGTGTCCGTGATCGCGCTCGTCCTGTCCAAGTTCCTGTTCCTGAAGAAGCTGCTGTCGAAGAAGGAGGAGCACACCTCGTACCACGGTTCGTCCGGTGGCTGGGAGTCGAGCGGATACGGTGACTATGGTTCCCACAGCCAGCCCGCTCACTCGATCGCCTACGCCGGCCACAAGCCGGTGCGAAAGTAA